One window from the genome of Sphingobacteriales bacterium encodes:
- a CDS encoding RNA-binding S4 domain-containing protein, protein MKEIQSVRLDKYLWAVRIYKTRSLAAEACNGGKVKLNGEAAKPSKAVKENDTIELYKDFVHHQFRVIQLLEKRVGHSIVKDYLEDLTPPEEFENRKIVEQSAFYRPKGLGRPTKRERRLLDKIKGK, encoded by the coding sequence ATGAAAGAAATTCAATCTGTCAGGCTGGATAAGTATTTATGGGCAGTCAGGATTTACAAAACGAGGTCACTTGCTGCTGAGGCCTGCAATGGCGGGAAGGTAAAACTGAACGGAGAAGCCGCCAAACCCTCTAAAGCAGTGAAAGAGAACGATACCATTGAATTGTACAAAGACTTTGTTCATCATCAGTTCAGGGTGATTCAGCTTTTGGAAAAACGTGTCGGACATTCCATCGTGAAAGATTACCTCGAAGACCTGACACCGCCTGAAGAATTTGAAAACAGGAAAATAGTGGAACAATCAGCCTTTTATCGCCCGAAAGGACTTGGAAGGCCTACCAAAAGAGAAAGGAGACTTTTAGATAAAATTAAAGGTAAATAA